In Raphanus sativus cultivar WK10039 chromosome 5, ASM80110v3, whole genome shotgun sequence, the following proteins share a genomic window:
- the LOC108856774 gene encoding heavy metal-associated isoprenylated plant protein 19, translating to MTKDKKKDYVRYMDVEFNVSMHCNECERKIARVISKFKGVETFTTDMNSHKVVVTGRLDPKKLLKKLKKKTGKRVKIVAKDNKDDETSKDAEEENVLVIDMELIGLGDEPVLGYNDRGLEKFMWFSDENPKAICCIS from the exons ATGACGAAAGATAAGAAAAAGGATTATGTCAGA TATATGGATGTCGAGTTCAACGTATCGATGCATTGCAACGAATGCGAGAGAAAAATCGCCAGAGTTATCTCAAAATTCAAAG GTGTTGAAACATTTACGACGGATATGAACAGTCACAAGGTTGTGGTTACGGGAAGGCTTGATCCTAAGAAGTTGTTGAAGAAACTCAAGAAGAAGACAGGCAAGAGAGTGAAGATTGTAGCGAAGGATAATAAAGATGACGAAACTAGTAAGGACGCCGAGGAAGAAAACGTTCTCGTGATTGATATGGAACTGATCGGTTTAGGTGATGAGCCGGTTCTTGGGTATAATGATAGGGGTTTAGAGAAGTTTATGTGGTTTAGCGATGAGAATCCTAAAGCCATATGTTGTATCTCTTAA